The DNA segment CGGTAGGCCTGAGTTCGGGGAAGCCCTCGCGTACCTCCGCCTTGGGGCCGAGGTGAGAGACAAACATCGGATTCCTCTCGCGTGGTGGGACAGGTTCCTTGCGGAGGGTCAGGCTGCACTGCCTTCAGAGGCTGGCTCTGGTGAACCGCCCGTCAGCAAAAAAAGAAGGAGACGTCGTAAGCGTCGCCGCTCGCCCAAACCTGCCGTCTGAACCGCCCGTTTGTTTGCCCTCTTAAAATGTACCCATCTTAAAATGTAGTTGACACCCTGAGGGAACTTGGTTACCGTTACTCAGCCACGTAACTATGTGCCTTCTACAGGGGGGAGAGAGATGAAAATAGTGGGTGTTGTGACGCTGGTTATGGGATTGTTCCTTTGCCTCGGCTTTGCAGGAGTGCGCGCGCAGCAGGGCACATCCGATGTAAAGGTGATGACCGCAGGCTCGAATCAGGCTGCGGCCGAGCCGGTGAGCAAGGGTCACGGCGAGCCTGTGACACGTCGTTGGGTCGAGCAGCGGTGGGTGCTCGACAACGTGATCCGCTCGGTCGGCATGGACTGGGATCAGCCGCGTTCAGCATACATCGCCGCACCGTGTGGCGCTGAGGCCAGCCTCGATATGGTCGGTATCCGGCAGCGCGTCCAGAAATACGCTGACGCATCGCCCGCGTTTGAGGCTGCTGCGCGTCGTCGGGAGGCAAGAGCGAAAGCGGCTGAGGAGGCAGGCGAACACGTGACGGCGCGGGAGAACTACTGTATTGCGACCATGTTCTGGGGTGGTGCGCAATGGCCCATAGATGAAAACAATGAGAAAAATAAATTTTACAACCAGCGCAAGCGCGACTGCTACAACAGGTACGCGAAGCTTGCTGATCACCGCGTGGAGGAAGTGTGGATTCCTCTGGAAGGGGGTAAGAGCCTGCCGGGTTGGTTTCATCTGCCTCCAGGTTACCAGGGCGGTCGGATCCCTGTTGTGATTTCGATCCCGGGGATGGACAGTTTCAAAGAGCTGAGCGTTGCCATGTACGGAGACCGGTGGTTGAACCGTGGTATCGCTGTACTGGCAATTGATGGACCGGGCCAGTATGAGAGCGCGGTCCTCGACATCTACTTCAGCATGCGCGCCTGGGCGGCCACAGGCACAGCCGCAGTCGAATGGCTGATCAAACGGCAGGAGGTTGATCCGGCGCGCATAGGAATCAGCGGCAATAGTTTTGGTACGTTCTTCGCAACGATTGCGGCGGCGAACGAGCCGCGCATCCGCGCCGTCGCCACGCTTTACACATGCTTCGAACCGGGTTTTCACAGCATCTTTGAGGAGGCGTCACCGACATTCAAAATGCGTTTCATGTATATGTCCGGATTTACGAATGAGAACGAGTTTGACCAATTTCGGAAAAGTATGACGTGGGAAGGGCAGGCCGAGAAGATCCGGGTACCTTTTCTGTGTGTTGCGGGAGAAGCAGACGAGCTGAGTCCGATGCAGTACACTGAGAAATTGATGAAAACGATTCAAAGCCCGAAACGACTTGTTGTCTACCAGGATTCCCGCCACACGGTCGCGGGCGTACCATCTGTCAGTCTTGGGCCCAACCCGACAACCCTGGTTGCCGACTGGATGTTGGCCACGCTGAATGGCAAGACGTTCCCGAGCGAGCGATGGTACGTTGATGCAACAGGCAGAGTGACCAAAACGGGGTATTAATAGAGAACGTGTTAGGTGAAACGTATGAAAAAGCTCGCTGATCGTGCTGGCAGTGATGCTCGAAAGATTCCCGGGACAATATCGGGAGGACGATTCATAGCGGAGATGCTGGCAGGCATGCCTGCATACCGGTGTTCGACAACGTTGGCTCTTGTGGTGTTGGCGATGCTTTGTGTGTGCGGAACTTCTCAGGGCCAACAGTTTCCGACAAAGCCGATAGAAATTATTGCACCCTTCACTCCGGGTAGCCCGCTCGACGTCGTAGCTCGGATAGTCGCGGACATTGCCCCGAAGTACATGGGGCAGCCTGTCGTCGTCACCAATAAACCGGGTGCAGGCGGCAGTCTTGGTGCGGCCGAACTCCTCAATTCCAAACCTGATGGTTACAAGCTCTTTGTCACCACTAATTTCTTCTTCGCCATGACGACCAAGTCGCAGAAAATTCCTTTCGACCCGGCCAACATCGTTCCTCTCGCAAATATGGTTCAGTTCGTGGATGGTCTTTGCGTCAGGGGAGATTCGCCGTGGAAGACCTTTGCAGATCTTGCTGACTATGGTAAAAAGAATCCTGGCAAGATACGGTGGGCTCATTCGGGAAGAGGGATGGTAGCGCATGTCGCTGTACTCCTCGTTTTCCGCAGGGCGGGAGTGGAAACTATAGACATCCCCTACAAAGGGCCCCCGGAAAAGGTAACGGCGCTTCTCGGCGGCCACATTGAGGCTTCCAACATGACCT comes from the Syntrophorhabdales bacterium genome and includes:
- a CDS encoding alpha/beta hydrolase; amino-acid sequence: MKIVGVVTLVMGLFLCLGFAGVRAQQGTSDVKVMTAGSNQAAAEPVSKGHGEPVTRRWVEQRWVLDNVIRSVGMDWDQPRSAYIAAPCGAEASLDMVGIRQRVQKYADASPAFEAAARRREARAKAAEEAGEHVTARENYCIATMFWGGAQWPIDENNEKNKFYNQRKRDCYNRYAKLADHRVEEVWIPLEGGKSLPGWFHLPPGYQGGRIPVVISIPGMDSFKELSVAMYGDRWLNRGIAVLAIDGPGQYESAVLDIYFSMRAWAATGTAAVEWLIKRQEVDPARIGISGNSFGTFFATIAAANEPRIRAVATLYTCFEPGFHSIFEEASPTFKMRFMYMSGFTNENEFDQFRKSMTWEGQAEKIRVPFLCVAGEADELSPMQYTEKLMKTIQSPKRLVVYQDSRHTVAGVPSVSLGPNPTTLVADWMLATLNGKTFPSERWYVDATGRVTKTGY
- a CDS encoding tripartite tricarboxylate transporter substrate binding protein, with amino-acid sequence MKKLADRAGSDARKIPGTISGGRFIAEMLAGMPAYRCSTTLALVVLAMLCVCGTSQGQQFPTKPIEIIAPFTPGSPLDVVARIVADIAPKYMGQPVVVTNKPGAGGSLGAAELLNSKPDGYKLFVTTNFFFAMTTKSQKIPFDPANIVPLANMVQFVDGLCVRGDSPWKTFADLADYGKKNPGKIRWAHSGRGMVAHVAVLLVFRRAGVETIDIPYKGPPEKVTALLGGHIEASNMTYGTVVDHVRSGKIKFLFFFSDRRITRYPDLANVPTIAEIGYSDLNQLTPFVGLYVHRDTPPQIRKTLTDALKKTYDDPEFKKAVEKTGDEPRYGGPEFIAESIKKGAEIGVPMLKELGLYVGK